A stretch of Patagioenas fasciata isolate bPatFas1 chromosome 4, bPatFas1.hap1, whole genome shotgun sequence DNA encodes these proteins:
- the ABHD18 gene encoding protein ABHD18 isoform X3, whose product MQTSYVNASRRSCLKNVSDLFVMGGALVLESAALLHWLEREGYGPLGMTGISMGGHMASLAVTNWPKPLPLIPCLSWSTASAVFTTGVLSKAVNWRELEKQYYTQTVYEEEIIQMLEYCGTDSFKMGQDFVKNFPDGVDNLEDVDVTSRMFDLDSSNRIVSKEVVHSFATNKSTLSASSERLLVQDGPKMQFINQTFSTSSNSNKNLSSKQGHKINKIRKSDTLQRESLRFMKGVMDECTHVANFSVPVDPSLIIVVQAKEDAYIPRTGVRSLQEIWPGCEIRYLDGGHVSAYLFKQGLFRQAIYDAFDRFLQKYAV is encoded by the exons ATGCAAACAAGTTATGTGAATGCAAGCAG ACGGTCATGTTTAAAAAATGTCTCGGACCTGTTTGTGATGGGAGGAGCTCTTGTTCTAGAATCGGCAGCTCTTTTGCACTGGCTAGAGAGAGAAGGCTATGGACCGCTAGGGATGACTGGAATATCCATGGGAGGACAT ATGGCTTCACTGGCAGTGACAAACTGGCCTAAACCATTGCCATTGATTCCGTGTCTTTCCTGGTCAACAGCTTCTGCGGTCTTTACTACG GGTGTGTTGAGCAAGGCAGTGAActggagagagttggaaaaacagTATTATACACAAACTGTTTACGAAGAAGAAATCATTCAAATGCTTGAATACTGTGGA ACAGATTCTTTCAAGATGGGACAAGACTTTGTTAAAAACTTCCCTGACGGTGTGGACAATCTGGAGGATGTGGATGTGACTTCCAGAATGTTTGACCTTGATTCCTCAAACAGGATTGTATCTAAAGAAGTTGTTCACAGCTTTGCCACAAATAAAAGTACTCTAAGTGCCTCATCAGAAAGACTCTTAGTACAAGATGGTCCTAAAATGCAGTTCATAAATCAAACATTTTCAACCAGTAGTAATAGCAATAAAAACTTATCAAGCAAACAAGGACACAagataaataaaataagaaagagTGACACTTTACAGAGAGAATCCTTAAGGTTCATGAAAGGAGTAATGGATGAATGTACCCATGTAGCTAACTTCTCAG ttcCAGTTGACCCAAGTTTAATCATAGTTGTACAAGCGAAGGAGGATGCGTATATTCCTCGAACTGGGGTGCGCAGTCTTCAGGAAATCTGGCCGGGATGTGAAATCAGATATCTGGATGGAGGTCATGTCAGTGCCTACCTCTTCAAACAGGGACTCTTTAG acaAGCAATTTATGATGCATTTGACCGCTTTCTTCAGAAATACGCAGTTTAA
- the ABHD18 gene encoding protein ABHD18 isoform X1, with amino-acid sequence MGVSKLDVLYRRLLLTKLFIRGWGKPEDLKRIFEFRKIIGNREKCQTLVSKDYPVFIDKVEEQSDCKILEGHFISPLAHYVPGILPVESLVARFQFIIPRRWNSKHRPVCIHLAGTGDHHFWRRRTLMARPMIKEACMASLLLENPYYGCRKPKDQLRSCLKNVSDLFVMGGALVLESAALLHWLEREGYGPLGMTGISMGGHMASLAVTNWPKPLPLIPCLSWSTASAVFTTGVLSKAVNWRELEKQYYTQTVYEEEIIQMLEYCGTDSFKMGQDFVKNFPDGVDNLEDVDVTSRMFDLDSSNRIVSKEVVHSFATNKSTLSASSERLLVQDGPKMQFINQTFSTSSNSNKNLSSKQGHKINKIRKSDTLQRESLRFMKGVMDECTHVANFSVPVDPSLIIVVQAKEDAYIPRTGVRSLQEIWPGCEIRYLDGGHVSAYLFKQGLFRQAIYDAFDRFLQKYAV; translated from the exons AATATTTGAATTCAGAAAGATTATTGGAAACAGGGAAAAATGCCAGACACTGGTTTCAAAAGATTACCCAGTGTTCATTGACAAG GTTGAGGAGCAATCTGACTGTAAAATCCTTGAGGGGCATTTCATTTCCCCGTTAGCTCATTATGTCCCAGGTATCCTGCCAGTTGAATCTCTTGTAGCAAG ATTTCAGTTCATCATACCCAGAAGATGGAATAGCAAGCACAGACCTGTGTGCATTCATTTAGCAGGCACTGGAGATCAT CACTTCTGGAGGAGACGCACGTTAATGGCACGCCCGATGATTAAAGAAGCCTGTATGGCTTCCCTACTGCTAGAAAACCCTTATTAT GGCTGTAGAAAACCTAAGGATCAATT ACGGTCATGTTTAAAAAATGTCTCGGACCTGTTTGTGATGGGAGGAGCTCTTGTTCTAGAATCGGCAGCTCTTTTGCACTGGCTAGAGAGAGAAGGCTATGGACCGCTAGGGATGACTGGAATATCCATGGGAGGACAT ATGGCTTCACTGGCAGTGACAAACTGGCCTAAACCATTGCCATTGATTCCGTGTCTTTCCTGGTCAACAGCTTCTGCGGTCTTTACTACG GGTGTGTTGAGCAAGGCAGTGAActggagagagttggaaaaacagTATTATACACAAACTGTTTACGAAGAAGAAATCATTCAAATGCTTGAATACTGTGGA ACAGATTCTTTCAAGATGGGACAAGACTTTGTTAAAAACTTCCCTGACGGTGTGGACAATCTGGAGGATGTGGATGTGACTTCCAGAATGTTTGACCTTGATTCCTCAAACAGGATTGTATCTAAAGAAGTTGTTCACAGCTTTGCCACAAATAAAAGTACTCTAAGTGCCTCATCAGAAAGACTCTTAGTACAAGATGGTCCTAAAATGCAGTTCATAAATCAAACATTTTCAACCAGTAGTAATAGCAATAAAAACTTATCAAGCAAACAAGGACACAagataaataaaataagaaagagTGACACTTTACAGAGAGAATCCTTAAGGTTCATGAAAGGAGTAATGGATGAATGTACCCATGTAGCTAACTTCTCAG ttcCAGTTGACCCAAGTTTAATCATAGTTGTACAAGCGAAGGAGGATGCGTATATTCCTCGAACTGGGGTGCGCAGTCTTCAGGAAATCTGGCCGGGATGTGAAATCAGATATCTGGATGGAGGTCATGTCAGTGCCTACCTCTTCAAACAGGGACTCTTTAG acaAGCAATTTATGATGCATTTGACCGCTTTCTTCAGAAATACGCAGTTTAA
- the ABHD18 gene encoding protein ABHD18 isoform X2 translates to MGKARGSEKVEEQSDCKILEGHFISPLAHYVPGILPVESLVARFQFIIPRRWNSKHRPVCIHLAGTGDHHFWRRRTLMARPMIKEACMASLLLENPYYGCRKPKDQLRSCLKNVSDLFVMGGALVLESAALLHWLEREGYGPLGMTGISMGGHMASLAVTNWPKPLPLIPCLSWSTASAVFTTGVLSKAVNWRELEKQYYTQTVYEEEIIQMLEYCGTDSFKMGQDFVKNFPDGVDNLEDVDVTSRMFDLDSSNRIVSKEVVHSFATNKSTLSASSERLLVQDGPKMQFINQTFSTSSNSNKNLSSKQGHKINKIRKSDTLQRESLRFMKGVMDECTHVANFSVPVDPSLIIVVQAKEDAYIPRTGVRSLQEIWPGCEIRYLDGGHVSAYLFKQGLFRQAIYDAFDRFLQKYAV, encoded by the exons GTTGAGGAGCAATCTGACTGTAAAATCCTTGAGGGGCATTTCATTTCCCCGTTAGCTCATTATGTCCCAGGTATCCTGCCAGTTGAATCTCTTGTAGCAAG ATTTCAGTTCATCATACCCAGAAGATGGAATAGCAAGCACAGACCTGTGTGCATTCATTTAGCAGGCACTGGAGATCAT CACTTCTGGAGGAGACGCACGTTAATGGCACGCCCGATGATTAAAGAAGCCTGTATGGCTTCCCTACTGCTAGAAAACCCTTATTAT GGCTGTAGAAAACCTAAGGATCAATT ACGGTCATGTTTAAAAAATGTCTCGGACCTGTTTGTGATGGGAGGAGCTCTTGTTCTAGAATCGGCAGCTCTTTTGCACTGGCTAGAGAGAGAAGGCTATGGACCGCTAGGGATGACTGGAATATCCATGGGAGGACAT ATGGCTTCACTGGCAGTGACAAACTGGCCTAAACCATTGCCATTGATTCCGTGTCTTTCCTGGTCAACAGCTTCTGCGGTCTTTACTACG GGTGTGTTGAGCAAGGCAGTGAActggagagagttggaaaaacagTATTATACACAAACTGTTTACGAAGAAGAAATCATTCAAATGCTTGAATACTGTGGA ACAGATTCTTTCAAGATGGGACAAGACTTTGTTAAAAACTTCCCTGACGGTGTGGACAATCTGGAGGATGTGGATGTGACTTCCAGAATGTTTGACCTTGATTCCTCAAACAGGATTGTATCTAAAGAAGTTGTTCACAGCTTTGCCACAAATAAAAGTACTCTAAGTGCCTCATCAGAAAGACTCTTAGTACAAGATGGTCCTAAAATGCAGTTCATAAATCAAACATTTTCAACCAGTAGTAATAGCAATAAAAACTTATCAAGCAAACAAGGACACAagataaataaaataagaaagagTGACACTTTACAGAGAGAATCCTTAAGGTTCATGAAAGGAGTAATGGATGAATGTACCCATGTAGCTAACTTCTCAG ttcCAGTTGACCCAAGTTTAATCATAGTTGTACAAGCGAAGGAGGATGCGTATATTCCTCGAACTGGGGTGCGCAGTCTTCAGGAAATCTGGCCGGGATGTGAAATCAGATATCTGGATGGAGGTCATGTCAGTGCCTACCTCTTCAAACAGGGACTCTTTAG acaAGCAATTTATGATGCATTTGACCGCTTTCTTCAGAAATACGCAGTTTAA